A section of the Burkholderia mallei ATCC 23344 genome encodes:
- the gmhA gene encoding D-sedoheptulose 7-phosphate isomerase, producing the protein MENRELTYITNSIAEAQRVMAAMLADERLLATVQKVADACIASIAQGGKVLLAGNGGSAADAQHIAGEFVSRFAFDRPGLPAVALTTDTSILTAIGNDYGYEKLFSRQVQALGNKGDVLIGYSTSGKSPNILAAFREAKAKGMTCVGFTGNRGGEMRELCDLLLEVPSADTPKIQEGHLVLGHIVCGLVEHSIFGKQ; encoded by the coding sequence ATGGAGAATCGCGAATTGACGTACATCACGAACAGCATCGCCGAGGCCCAGCGGGTAATGGCCGCGATGCTGGCAGACGAACGGTTGCTTGCGACGGTTCAGAAAGTTGCCGATGCCTGCATTGCGTCCATCGCTCAAGGCGGCAAGGTGTTGCTCGCCGGTAACGGCGGAAGCGCGGCTGATGCGCAGCATATCGCAGGGGAGTTCGTCAGCCGGTTTGCTTTCGATCGGCCCGGGCTGCCGGCAGTGGCGTTGACGACGGACACGTCCATTCTCACGGCGATCGGAAACGATTACGGCTACGAGAAACTGTTTTCCCGTCAGGTTCAGGCGCTCGGCAACAAGGGCGACGTGCTGATCGGTTATTCGACTTCCGGAAAGTCCCCGAACATACTGGCGGCTTTTCGCGAAGCCAAGGCAAAGGGGATGACGTGCGTCGGCTTCACCGGCAATCGCGGCGGAGAAATGCGCGAGCTGTGCGACTTGCTGCTCGAAGTCCCGTCGGCCGACACCCCGAAGATCCAGGAGGGGCACCTGGTTCTCGGACATATCGTTTGCGGGCTGGTCGAGCACTCCATTTTCGGGAAGCAGTGA
- a CDS encoding nucleotidyltransferase family protein gives MREAIILAGGFGTRLRTVVSDVPKPMAPIAGRPFLEILLTRLSEKKFSRVVLSVGFMAEKIMSHFGDRFAGIDLAYSVESDPLGTGGALKATLPYCEGDHAFVFNGDTYLDLEVDELDDGWQTGGFPTIVARQVPDTGRYGRLVVDGGRVTGFAEKGVSGPGLINAGCYVLPKDILAGETAEAFSFETDFMSSAVQSRRFDVFVTRGQFIDIGVPEDFYRAQDELSGICK, from the coding sequence ATGAGAGAAGCGATCATCTTGGCCGGAGGGTTCGGTACGCGCTTGCGCACGGTCGTCTCCGACGTTCCCAAGCCGATGGCGCCTATTGCCGGCAGGCCATTTCTTGAAATCCTCTTGACGCGTTTGAGCGAAAAGAAGTTTTCTCGGGTGGTCCTGTCCGTTGGCTTCATGGCCGAGAAAATCATGAGCCATTTCGGTGATCGCTTCGCCGGAATCGACCTCGCGTATTCAGTCGAGAGCGATCCGTTGGGTACGGGAGGCGCACTGAAGGCAACGTTGCCGTACTGCGAGGGCGACCACGCGTTCGTGTTCAACGGCGATACGTATCTGGATCTCGAAGTCGACGAACTGGACGACGGTTGGCAGACGGGTGGATTCCCGACGATCGTGGCCCGGCAGGTGCCGGATACGGGGCGATACGGCCGCCTCGTCGTCGACGGCGGTCGGGTGACGGGTTTTGCCGAAAAGGGCGTTTCGGGACCGGGCTTGATCAACGCAGGTTGCTATGTCCTGCCGAAGGACATTCTTGCCGGCGAGACGGCGGAGGCGTTCTCGTTCGAAACCGATTTCATGTCGTCCGCAGTCCAGTCTCGCAGGTTCGACGTTTTCGTGACGCGTGGGCAGTTTATCGATATCGGCGTTCCCGAGGACTTTTACCGCGCTCAAGACGAGCTTTCCGGAATCTGCAAGTGA
- the gmhB gene encoding D-glycero-alpha-D-manno-heptose-1,7-bisphosphate 7-phosphatase translates to MKNRALFLDRDGVINRDDGYVFEIEKFVFLDGIFELAGAAKALGYLSIVVTNQAGIGRGYYSEDDFFRLSDWMKGVFATEGAPIDGVYFCPTHPEHGIGRYKVESRFRKPNPGMILAAQHDFDLDLGASLLVGDKESDIQAGSTAGVGTTLLICDRDASRVATAASAVVRNPRDVIPFLTGPGPDAGSF, encoded by the coding sequence GTGAAGAATCGCGCGTTGTTCCTGGATCGCGATGGGGTGATCAATCGCGACGACGGCTATGTTTTCGAGATCGAGAAATTTGTCTTTCTGGACGGAATTTTCGAGCTTGCCGGAGCCGCCAAGGCGTTGGGATATCTGAGCATCGTGGTGACGAACCAGGCGGGGATCGGGCGCGGCTACTATTCGGAAGACGATTTTTTTCGCCTGTCCGACTGGATGAAAGGGGTCTTCGCGACCGAAGGCGCGCCGATCGACGGCGTGTACTTTTGTCCGACACATCCCGAGCACGGCATTGGCCGATATAAGGTCGAGTCCCGGTTCAGGAAGCCGAATCCGGGGATGATCCTCGCGGCGCAGCATGATTTCGATCTCGATCTGGGGGCGTCGTTACTTGTCGGGGATAAGGAGTCCGATATTCAAGCCGGGTCGACGGCGGGTGTCGGGACGACTCTCCTCATATGCGACCGGGACGCATCGCGTGTGGCGACGGCGGCGAGCGCCGTCGTCCGCAATCCGCGTGACGTCATTCCGTTCCTGACGGGCCCCGGACCGGATGCCGGATCGTTCTAG
- a CDS encoding SDR family NAD(P)-dependent oxidoreductase produces MSDSAGPRHIAITGASAGLGRALARAYARPGVVLSLGGRDAVRLEESAADCRARGATVFVASIDVRDADAMRRWLEQFDDAHPIHLLIANAGVASTLAHGGDWEARERTAAIVDTNFYGAMNAVLPVIDRMRARGSGQVALISSLAALRGMAISPAYCASKAALKAWGDSVRPVLKRDGIRLSVVLPGFVKTAMSDVFPADKPLLWSPDKAAQYIQRGIAARRAEIAFPALLALGMRLLPLLPAVMADAILGRLSYLPREER; encoded by the coding sequence GTGAGCGACAGTGCCGGGCCGCGGCATATCGCGATCACGGGCGCGAGCGCCGGCCTCGGGCGCGCGCTGGCCCGGGCGTACGCGCGGCCCGGGGTGGTGCTGAGCCTCGGCGGACGCGACGCGGTGCGCCTCGAGGAAAGCGCCGCCGATTGTCGTGCCCGCGGCGCCACGGTTTTCGTCGCGAGCATTGACGTCCGCGACGCCGATGCGATGCGGCGGTGGCTCGAACAGTTCGACGACGCGCACCCGATCCACCTGCTGATCGCCAATGCCGGCGTGGCCAGTACGCTCGCGCACGGCGGCGACTGGGAGGCGCGCGAGCGCACCGCGGCAATCGTCGATACGAATTTCTACGGCGCGATGAATGCCGTACTGCCGGTCATCGATCGGATGCGCGCGCGCGGTAGCGGGCAGGTCGCGCTGATCAGCTCGCTCGCGGCGCTGCGAGGCATGGCGATTTCACCCGCCTATTGCGCGAGCAAGGCGGCGTTGAAGGCATGGGGCGACTCGGTGCGTCCCGTGCTCAAACGCGACGGTATTCGCCTGTCCGTCGTTTTGCCGGGGTTCGTCAAGACGGCGATGAGCGATGTGTTCCCCGCAGACAAGCCTCTGCTCTGGTCGCCCGACAAGGCTGCGCAGTACATACAGCGCGGGATCGCCGCCCGGCGCGCTGAAATTGCGTTCCCCGCTCTGCTCGCGCTCGGCATGCGGCTGCTCCCGCTGTTGCCCGCGGTGATGGCGGATGCGATCCTCGGTCGATTGTCCTATTTGCCGCGCGAGGAGCGATAG
- a CDS encoding capsule biosynthesis protein, with translation MSRFFLALQGTASPFFGRLAAGLGQRGHQVRRVNFCGGDLAYQGSESAWNYRDEPEGLVAWYRDAIATNGVTDVLLFGDCRAIHRPMHEIARASGVRVHVFEEGYVRPHWITMEGHGVNGRSLLPRDPAYYLDARRHIPPAVPGKPTGYNLYERACHDIRYRMANALYAHRFPHYKSHRPRNGLQEYAGLAYRAVQQHVRDREAENVTRDLLERKRRYYLFPLQLNSDSQIVDHSPFGGICDAIAIVLHSFAENAPDDSWLVIKNHPLDTGLIGYRQFATALATELGIEKRMAFIDAGHLPTLLDQCRGVVVINSTVGLSAVHHRRPLVALGTAIYSMPGLTWQGSLADFWTEAGSPDMNLYQAFLDYVMHHTQINGDFYTRTGIEMSVAGAVSRLEAVS, from the coding sequence ATGTCCCGCTTCTTCCTTGCCCTGCAAGGCACGGCCTCTCCTTTTTTTGGTCGACTCGCTGCCGGTCTCGGCCAGCGGGGCCACCAGGTTCGGCGTGTGAATTTTTGCGGCGGAGATCTCGCGTATCAAGGTTCGGAAAGCGCTTGGAACTATCGCGACGAACCCGAAGGCCTGGTTGCGTGGTATCGCGATGCCATTGCGACCAATGGAGTGACGGATGTGCTTCTGTTTGGCGACTGCCGTGCGATCCACAGGCCGATGCATGAGATCGCTCGCGCATCGGGGGTGCGTGTTCACGTATTCGAAGAGGGGTATGTTCGACCGCACTGGATCACAATGGAAGGGCACGGCGTCAACGGCCGATCGTTGCTGCCGCGCGACCCGGCTTACTATCTCGACGCACGCCGGCATATCCCGCCAGCGGTACCCGGGAAACCGACCGGCTACAACCTGTACGAGCGCGCCTGCCACGATATCAGGTATCGCATGGCCAACGCGTTGTACGCGCATCGTTTCCCGCATTACAAGTCGCACCGTCCGAGAAACGGCTTACAGGAGTACGCGGGCCTCGCGTATCGCGCCGTTCAGCAACACGTGCGCGATAGGGAGGCCGAGAACGTCACCCGTGATCTGCTGGAACGAAAACGCCGCTACTATCTGTTTCCGCTGCAGCTCAATTCCGACTCCCAGATCGTCGATCATTCCCCTTTTGGCGGCATTTGCGACGCGATAGCGATTGTTTTACACTCATTCGCCGAAAATGCGCCCGACGACAGTTGGCTTGTCATCAAGAATCATCCGTTGGACACCGGTCTGATCGGCTACCGTCAATTTGCAACGGCATTGGCCACTGAACTGGGTATCGAGAAGAGAATGGCCTTCATCGATGCGGGCCACTTGCCGACGTTACTCGATCAATGTCGTGGCGTGGTCGTGATAAACAGCACGGTCGGTTTGTCCGCCGTCCACCATCGACGCCCGCTCGTTGCATTGGGCACCGCGATCTATTCGATGCCGGGGCTGACTTGGCAAGGCAGCCTGGCGGACTTTTGGACGGAGGCTGGTAGCCCGGACATGAATCTCTATCAGGCTTTTCTCGACTACGTGATGCACCATACGCAGATCAACGGAGATTTCTATACGCGCACCGGTATAGAGATGAGCGTCGCCGGCGCCGTGAGCCGGCTCGAGGCGGTGTCGTGA